A window of Mucilaginibacter paludis DSM 18603 contains these coding sequences:
- a CDS encoding PP2C family protein-serine/threonine phosphatase, with amino-acid sequence MQSFDNKNNGEDELIRLLLKRQSELNSLLEVTRAINKNTSTQVLIGMLEVILKSYLNVGKLRFMIEKFGSYYCVSKYGGEFESNSALFKSSNKLSKFKLPAKLSSHKDPVLAGYDYFIPIHHKSKLLAFALIGDYNTTDEMISNDLNFIQTIMNVIVVALENKKLFRERIEAERFQREMELAVEVQNMLIPIRLHKETGVEIGARYLPHQNIGGDYFDFIRLNDKEFMWCIADVSGKGISAALLMANFQASLRAWATVEDDLTNIVERLNQIVIKITKGEKFITLFLAKYNEETRRLNFINAGHNPSLLYSSGEAIQLKLGTTMIGAFETLPFINQGEIDVEPGSLIVNYTDGLLDYEPADVAIWNEDILMDILIANGELSPDKFNQKLLNELSSRVKSKQIDDITLLTLRIF; translated from the coding sequence ATGCAAAGTTTCGACAACAAAAATAATGGTGAAGACGAACTGATCAGGCTGCTGCTTAAACGGCAGTCGGAATTAAATTCGTTGCTCGAAGTAACCAGGGCCATCAATAAAAATACCTCTACACAGGTATTGATAGGCATGCTCGAAGTTATTTTGAAAAGTTACCTTAACGTAGGTAAACTTCGCTTTATGATAGAAAAATTTGGCAGCTATTATTGTGTGTCAAAATACGGCGGCGAATTTGAGTCCAACTCGGCCCTGTTTAAATCAAGTAATAAGTTAAGCAAGTTTAAACTTCCGGCCAAACTATCATCGCATAAGGATCCGGTATTGGCGGGTTATGATTATTTTATCCCCATCCATCATAAGAGTAAGCTGTTAGCCTTCGCGCTGATAGGCGATTATAATACCACGGATGAAATGATCAGTAATGATCTCAATTTCATCCAAACGATTATGAACGTGATTGTGGTGGCGCTTGAAAATAAAAAACTTTTTAGAGAGCGTATAGAAGCGGAACGCTTTCAGCGTGAGATGGAACTGGCCGTAGAGGTGCAAAATATGCTGATCCCCATCAGGCTCCATAAAGAAACAGGCGTTGAAATTGGCGCGCGTTATCTGCCGCATCAAAATATTGGCGGCGATTACTTTGATTTTATCCGCCTGAACGATAAGGAATTTATGTGGTGCATTGCCGATGTATCCGGTAAAGGAATATCGGCTGCATTGCTGATGGCTAATTTCCAGGCCAGTTTGCGCGCCTGGGCCACTGTTGAGGATGATTTGACCAATATTGTTGAACGGCTTAATCAAATTGTGATCAAGATAACCAAGGGCGAAAAATTTATTACTTTATTCCTGGCAAAATATAATGAGGAAACCAGACGTTTAAATTTTATTAACGCGGGGCATAACCCTTCGTTGCTTTATTCAAGCGGCGAAGCCATCCAGCTTAAGCTGGGTACCACCATGATAGGCGCTTTTGAAACATTGCCGTTTATTAACCAGGGGGAAATAGATGTGGAGCCCGGATCGTTAATCGTAAATTACACTGATGGGCTGCTGGATTACGAACCGGCTGATGTTGCTATCTGGAACGAAGATATATTAATGGATATACTGATAGCGAACGGCGAGCTCAGCCCCGATAAGTTTAACCAGAAATTATTGAATGAATTGAGCTCGAGGGTGAAATCGAAACAGATAGATGATATTACGTTGTTAACTTTACGTATTTTTTAG
- a CDS encoding ABC transporter permease, with protein MTDSSPRHRLWKSFKRNKLALAGLLFIVLSVLAAVLGYLITPDSSPQANNMLLQLSIKKPGAQFTLLRIRKAENVEKVNFFSKMLFGQVDAYRSVPITGYRFDKDSIEVDQYIGSEDKPEKVSFNIYEVVLGRKVTRDSQGVMITPNGIRVDKAASEALRKRFREQVRQQIIQKKYWFGTDLYGRDLLSRVILGARISLSVGLVAVIISLFLGVFIGATAGYYGGRIDDALSWVMNVLWALPALLLVIAISFALGKGLWQIYIAVGISMWVDVARLVRGQVMSIKQFEFVEAAHALGFNNYRIIRRHILPNIVGPILVLASSNFASAILLEAGLSFLGFGAQPPTPTWGGMIKEHYGYIIMDDAYLAILPGLAIMLMVYAFNLVTIGLRDAFDIKSENVRI; from the coding sequence TTGACAGACAGTTCGCCACGGCACCGTTTATGGAAAAGTTTTAAACGCAACAAGTTAGCGTTGGCCGGATTACTATTTATTGTTTTATCTGTTTTAGCAGCTGTGTTGGGGTATTTAATTACGCCCGATTCCAGCCCCCAAGCCAATAACATGTTGTTGCAGTTGAGCATCAAAAAGCCAGGCGCGCAGTTCACTTTATTGCGTATACGCAAGGCCGAGAATGTTGAAAAAGTTAACTTTTTCAGTAAAATGCTTTTCGGCCAGGTTGATGCTTATCGCAGCGTACCCATTACCGGCTATCGTTTCGATAAGGATTCGATTGAGGTTGATCAATACATCGGCAGCGAAGATAAACCAGAGAAAGTTTCCTTTAATATTTACGAAGTGGTTTTGGGCCGCAAAGTTACCAGGGATAGCCAGGGTGTTATGATAACCCCGAACGGGATAAGGGTAGATAAAGCGGCAAGCGAAGCTCTACGTAAACGCTTTCGCGAGCAGGTACGGCAGCAAATTATTCAAAAAAAATACTGGTTCGGCACCGATCTTTATGGGCGCGACCTATTGAGCCGCGTTATTTTAGGAGCACGTATTTCGTTGTCGGTTGGTTTGGTAGCCGTTATCATCAGCTTATTTCTGGGTGTGTTTATAGGTGCCACAGCCGGATATTATGGTGGTCGGATTGACGATGCCCTGAGCTGGGTTATGAATGTTTTGTGGGCCCTGCCTGCTTTACTGCTGGTTATTGCTATTTCGTTTGCTTTAGGTAAAGGCCTGTGGCAAATTTACATAGCAGTAGGCATATCCATGTGGGTTGATGTGGCCCGCCTGGTACGCGGGCAGGTAATGAGCATTAAGCAATTTGAATTTGTAGAAGCCGCGCACGCCTTAGGCTTTAATAATTACCGCATCATCCGCAGGCATATATTACCTAATATTGTAGGGCCTATCCTGGTGCTGGCATCATCAAACTTTGCCTCGGCCATCCTGCTGGAAGCCGGTTTAAGTTTCCTGGGCTTTGGCGCCCAGCCACCAACACCTACCTGGGGAGGGATGATCAAGGAACATTATGGATACATTATTATGGACGATGCCTACCTGGCCATATTACCCGGATTGGCCATTATGCTGATGGTATATGCTTTTAACCTGGTTACCATAGGCCTGCGCGACGCATTTGATATTAAATCGGAAAATGTGCGGATATAG
- a CDS encoding DUF4349 domain-containing protein — protein sequence MKTTALTIMIALMLSACGNQKSKNVVSFPEPLMSADKDVAKYDMAAEKAVGGSVGNTAVKITDVRLTAPPTQQSPGIDTVKKIIKEGDIQFEAGDLSKTRGLIINAVNKAGGYVAEDNQSKDENTGRKEYVLKARIPSKNFDSVLDAISGTADRIDSKNVRVRDVTTEYIDIRSRLDNKRKLEGRYLALLNKAGKMEDILQIENKLTEIRSDIESTQGQLNYMNKQVAYSSLDITFYSKSIVVNNGDGFVYKFKSALSGGWDFLQGLFFSLIGAWPIIILGGILYLALKRYIKLRDAKKASAIRV from the coding sequence ATGAAAACTACAGCCCTCACCATCATGATCGCTTTAATGCTATCCGCTTGCGGAAATCAAAAGTCTAAAAATGTGGTATCATTTCCAGAACCTTTGATGAGTGCAGATAAAGACGTAGCAAAATATGACATGGCTGCTGAAAAGGCTGTTGGCGGATCGGTGGGTAACACCGCAGTTAAAATTACCGACGTGAGATTAACGGCGCCACCAACACAACAAAGCCCGGGTATTGATACGGTTAAGAAAATAATCAAAGAAGGCGATATTCAATTTGAGGCCGGAGATCTGTCTAAAACCAGGGGGCTTATCATTAACGCTGTAAACAAAGCCGGAGGTTATGTTGCGGAAGACAACCAATCGAAAGATGAAAATACCGGCAGAAAAGAATATGTACTTAAGGCGCGTATCCCATCTAAAAATTTCGATTCTGTGTTAGATGCCATTTCGGGAACGGCAGATAGGATTGATTCGAAAAATGTGCGTGTCAGGGATGTTACTACCGAATATATCGATATCAGATCCCGGCTGGATAATAAGCGGAAACTGGAAGGCCGTTATCTGGCTTTGTTAAATAAAGCTGGCAAAATGGAAGATATTTTGCAGATAGAGAATAAGCTGACAGAGATCAGGAGCGATATCGAATCAACCCAGGGGCAATTAAATTACATGAATAAGCAGGTTGCCTACAGTTCACTGGATATTACGTTTTATTCAAAATCAATAGTGGTAAATAACGGCGACGGCTTTGTCTATAAATTTAAAAGTGCCCTTTCTGGCGGATGGGATTTTTTACAAGGTCTGTTTTTTAGTTTAATTGGCGCTTGGCCCATCATAATATTGGGCGGTATATTGTACCTGGCTTTAAAAAGATATATTAAATTGAGGGACGCCAAAAAAGCTTCTGCTATCCGGGTTTAG
- a CDS encoding M16 family metallopeptidase, producing the protein MKLNYRLSLAILLALSIATNGGFAQVKPKPATSPRSKPIPAKNQLSANALPVDPAVIIGKLPNGLTYYIRKNVQPKNRADLYLVNKAGSVLETDEQQGLAHFTEHMAFNGTRDFPKNELVNYLQKSGIKFGADLNAYTSFDETVYQLPLPTDSVKIFEKGFDILSNWAGMVSFDTDEINSERGVVLEEERLRGKNAQERMSKLTFPVLLNNSRYAVRLPIGKEEILKNFKPETIKSFYHDWYRPDLQAVIAVGDFDPKRVEQLIKANFSELKNPAGEKPRTKYNIPPSVGTAVKIVTDKEQPYTLVQIIVKHPGSAVKTQGAYLNAIRNILFNNMLSSRLGELTQKADPPLLYAGASYGDFLGNLNAFTTVAVAKPGELEKAVKAAVAETERARKFGFTQTELDRAKLSVMTGIESAWKEKDKTESVNFVNEYQANFLKGEAIPGIDYEYDFYKKNIGQIKLSEINALAGKFISDQNRDVILEAPEKEKDKLPNEATLLSWISEASKNISAYVDNVSNKPLLEKIPTGTKVVAEQKDAAIGTTTLTFGNGVKAILKPTDFKNDQILINSFSFGGTSLVTDADYISASLAANVINSSGIADIDEIKLDKMLTGKNVGVSPFINETTQGVNGSASPKDFETALQLVYLYYTQPRKDNDIWQSTLTQIKSSLVNRGLDPNSVFQDTIAAVISNHNYRRMAMTPEKLATANLDKAYSFYRDRFADASATTFVITGSFAIEKIKPLLEQYLGGLPATNSHQTYKNLGIHAPAGQITKTVYKGIGDKGTVQLIFSGDYVYNEANNIQLDALGEVLQIKLIERLREKESGVYSPGVRVAYSKIPLSRYSISVYFGCAPANVDKLITATMEEIAKIKQNGAEQTDIQKFVAEDKRSTEVQLKENGFWAGHLSQTAMYQENPDAVLDHNKNLDQVTVATTKETANKYLSGDNLIKFILLPEKK; encoded by the coding sequence ATGAAATTAAATTACCGGTTATCATTGGCTATCTTACTTGCCTTAAGTATAGCCACAAACGGCGGCTTCGCGCAGGTTAAGCCCAAGCCTGCTACATCACCCAGGAGCAAGCCCATACCAGCTAAAAATCAGCTAAGCGCTAATGCACTGCCTGTCGATCCGGCGGTAATTATCGGCAAGCTGCCTAACGGCTTAACTTATTATATCCGCAAGAACGTGCAACCCAAAAACAGGGCCGACCTGTACCTCGTTAATAAAGCAGGCTCTGTATTGGAAACCGATGAACAACAAGGCCTTGCCCACTTTACCGAGCACATGGCATTTAATGGCACCAGGGATTTCCCCAAAAACGAATTGGTGAACTACCTGCAAAAATCGGGTATAAAATTTGGCGCCGACCTAAATGCTTACACCTCATTTGATGAAACCGTTTATCAATTGCCTTTACCTACCGACAGCGTTAAAATATTTGAAAAAGGATTTGACATTCTGTCTAATTGGGCAGGCATGGTGAGTTTTGATACCGACGAAATTAACAGCGAGCGTGGCGTAGTTTTGGAAGAGGAGCGCCTTCGCGGAAAGAACGCACAAGAAAGGATGTCGAAATTAACTTTTCCAGTTCTTTTAAATAATTCAAGATATGCGGTGCGTTTACCTATCGGTAAAGAAGAAATTCTGAAAAATTTTAAGCCCGAAACTATTAAAAGCTTTTACCATGATTGGTATCGCCCCGATCTGCAAGCGGTTATAGCCGTTGGCGACTTTGACCCTAAAAGGGTAGAGCAACTGATTAAGGCAAACTTTTCTGAATTAAAGAATCCGGCCGGCGAAAAGCCCCGTACAAAATATAACATCCCGCCAAGTGTGGGCACGGCGGTTAAAATAGTAACCGATAAGGAGCAACCGTATACGCTTGTTCAAATTATAGTAAAACATCCGGGCAGTGCGGTTAAAACCCAGGGCGCATACTTAAACGCTATCCGTAACATCCTGTTCAACAATATGCTCAGTTCGCGCTTAGGCGAGTTAACTCAAAAAGCAGATCCGCCGTTGTTATACGCCGGTGCCAGCTATGGCGACTTTTTAGGCAACCTGAACGCCTTTACCACCGTTGCCGTTGCCAAACCCGGCGAACTGGAAAAAGCAGTTAAAGCCGCGGTTGCCGAAACTGAACGCGCGCGCAAATTTGGTTTTACCCAAACCGAACTCGACCGTGCCAAACTATCGGTAATGACCGGCATAGAAAGCGCCTGGAAAGAAAAAGACAAAACCGAATCGGTTAATTTTGTGAACGAATACCAGGCCAACTTTTTAAAGGGCGAGGCCATACCGGGTATTGATTATGAATACGATTTCTACAAAAAGAATATCGGCCAGATCAAGTTAAGCGAGATCAACGCCCTGGCTGGCAAATTTATTAGCGACCAAAACCGCGACGTTATTTTAGAGGCTCCTGAAAAGGAAAAAGATAAATTGCCAAACGAAGCCACCCTGTTAAGCTGGATAAGCGAGGCATCAAAAAACATTAGCGCTTATGTGGATAATGTAAGCAATAAACCCCTGTTAGAGAAAATTCCAACTGGTACCAAGGTAGTAGCCGAACAAAAGGATGCTGCCATAGGCACTACAACACTTACTTTTGGCAATGGTGTAAAAGCAATTTTAAAACCAACGGATTTTAAAAACGACCAGATACTGATCAATAGCTTCAGCTTTGGCGGCACATCACTGGTAACAGATGCCGACTATATATCCGCAAGCCTTGCCGCTAACGTGATCAACAGCAGCGGTATTGCCGATATTGACGAAATAAAGCTGGATAAAATGCTGACGGGTAAAAACGTGGGCGTATCGCCGTTTATTAACGAAACAACACAGGGTGTTAACGGTAGCGCTTCTCCAAAAGATTTTGAAACCGCCCTGCAACTGGTTTATCTTTATTATACCCAGCCCCGCAAGGATAACGATATTTGGCAATCAACACTAACACAAATCAAATCGTCGTTGGTTAACCGGGGGCTTGATCCTAACAGCGTTTTCCAGGATACCATTGCAGCCGTAATAAGCAATCACAATTACCGCCGCATGGCCATGACTCCCGAAAAGCTGGCCACTGCTAATCTGGATAAAGCTTATTCCTTTTATCGCGACCGGTTTGCTGATGCCAGCGCGACAACCTTTGTAATAACAGGCAGCTTTGCTATTGAAAAAATAAAACCGTTATTGGAGCAATATTTAGGCGGACTGCCCGCTACCAACAGCCACCAAACTTATAAAAATTTAGGCATACATGCCCCCGCCGGACAAATTACCAAAACAGTATATAAAGGTATAGGCGATAAAGGTACCGTGCAGTTAATTTTTAGCGGAGATTACGTTTACAACGAAGCCAACAATATTCAATTGGATGCTTTGGGCGAAGTTTTGCAGATTAAATTAATTGAGCGCCTGCGCGAAAAGGAAAGCGGCGTTTATTCGCCTGGTGTAAGGGTTGCCTATTCTAAAATTCCATTGAGCCGTTATAGCATTTCGGTTTACTTTGGCTGTGCGCCGGCTAATGTAGATAAACTGATAACAGCTACTATGGAAGAGATAGCCAAGATCAAACAAAACGGCGCCGAGCAAACCGACATTCAAAAGTTTGTTGCCGAAGATAAACGGAGTACCGAAGTGCAATTAAAGGAAAACGGTTTTTGGGCCGGACACCTGAGCCAGACGGCGATGTACCAGGAAAACCCTGATGCCGTTTTAGATCATAACAAAAACCTGGATCAGGTTACCGTAGCTACCACCAAAGAAACGGCTAACAAATATTTAAGCGGCGACAACCTGATTAAATTTATTTTATTGCCTGAGAAAAAATAA
- a CDS encoding DUF5362 family protein has product MLSRLSPATSMMPGAVGTSVSVLYLVIAAVIFVLHLFLFQFATRTQKALTYSDGGLMDGGIHRLQSYFKMLGIIMIVYLVFIAFAFLGMIAVTSMMPHSM; this is encoded by the coding sequence ATGCTAAGCAGACTCAGCCCCGCAACATCTATGATGCCCGGTGCGGTTGGCACTTCTGTATCAGTGCTCTATTTGGTTATTGCAGCGGTAATATTTGTACTTCATCTATTTTTATTCCAGTTTGCTACCCGTACGCAAAAGGCGCTGACTTATAGCGATGGTGGCTTAATGGACGGAGGCATCCACAGGTTACAGTCGTATTTTAAGATGTTGGGTATTATTATGATTGTATATCTTGTGTTTATAGCGTTCGCTTTTTTAGGTATGATCGCTGTGACATCAATGATGCCGCATTCAATGTAG
- the gcvT gene encoding glycine cleavage system aminomethyltransferase GcvT translates to MKNTALTDTHINLGAKMVPFAGYNMPVQYAGINAEHETVRKAVGVFDVSHMGEFILKGDHALDLIQKVTSNDASKLYDGKVQYSCLPNEDGGIVDDLLVYRVDAKTYMLVVNASNIEKDWDWISKYNTFGVDMKNISDRTSLLAIQGPKAAEALQSLTDLDLASMEYYTFSKGKFAGVDNVLVSATGYTGAGGFEVYFDNEYAEEIWKAIFKAGEPFGIKPIGLGARDTLRLEMGFCLYGNDIDDTTSPLEAGLGWVTKFNKEFTNSAALQAQKQAGVSRRLVGIEMIDRGIPRHDYEITDADGNTIGKVTSGTQSPSLQKPIGMGYVNTEFAKEGTEIYIKIRDNQIKAKVAKPPFYK, encoded by the coding sequence ATGAAGAATACTGCTTTAACCGATACACACATTAATTTAGGCGCTAAAATGGTGCCCTTTGCAGGTTATAACATGCCTGTACAATATGCAGGTATAAACGCCGAGCACGAAACCGTACGTAAAGCAGTAGGCGTTTTTGACGTAAGCCACATGGGCGAATTTATCCTGAAGGGAGACCACGCCCTGGACCTGATTCAAAAGGTAACCAGCAACGATGCTTCTAAGCTGTACGATGGCAAAGTACAATATTCATGCTTGCCTAATGAGGATGGCGGCATTGTTGATGATTTGCTGGTGTACCGTGTTGATGCTAAAACCTACATGCTGGTGGTAAACGCGTCTAACATCGAAAAGGATTGGGATTGGATATCCAAATACAACACCTTTGGCGTTGATATGAAAAACATATCCGACCGCACTTCTTTACTGGCCATCCAGGGCCCTAAAGCGGCCGAAGCCTTGCAAAGCCTTACCGACCTTGACCTGGCATCAATGGAATACTATACTTTTAGCAAAGGTAAATTTGCCGGTGTTGATAATGTATTGGTATCAGCCACCGGATATACCGGGGCAGGCGGCTTTGAGGTGTACTTTGATAATGAGTATGCCGAAGAGATATGGAAGGCGATTTTTAAGGCAGGCGAACCTTTCGGTATTAAACCGATAGGTTTAGGTGCACGTGATACCCTGCGCTTAGAGATGGGCTTTTGCTTATACGGCAATGACATCGATGATACTACATCGCCACTGGAAGCCGGACTGGGCTGGGTTACCAAATTTAATAAAGAGTTTACCAATTCGGCCGCCTTACAGGCACAAAAACAAGCCGGTGTGAGCCGCAGACTGGTAGGTATTGAAATGATTGATCGCGGTATACCGCGCCATGATTATGAAATAACCGATGCCGATGGTAATACCATAGGTAAAGTAACCTCCGGAACACAATCGCCATCATTACAGAAACCAATCGGCATGGGCTATGTAAATACTGAATTTGCTAAGGAAGGTACCGAGATCTATATCAAAATACGCGATAATCAAATAAAGGCGAAGGTTGCCAAACCTCCTTTTTATAAATAA
- a CDS encoding nucleotide pyrophosphohydrolase, whose amino-acid sequence MTIEEAQKLVDQWINTTGIRYFNELTNTAILMEEVGEVARIMARKYGEQSFKKSDEEVNLADEMADVLFVLICLANQTGIDLTDALEQNMIKKKIRDADRHKNNEKLK is encoded by the coding sequence ATGACAATTGAAGAAGCTCAAAAATTAGTTGACCAGTGGATAAACACAACAGGTATCCGCTATTTTAACGAACTGACCAATACTGCCATTTTAATGGAAGAGGTTGGCGAGGTTGCCCGTATTATGGCCCGAAAGTATGGCGAGCAATCGTTCAAAAAATCGGATGAGGAGGTTAACCTGGCCGACGAGATGGCCGATGTGCTTTTTGTATTGATCTGCCTGGCTAACCAAACCGGTATTGATCTGACAGATGCTTTGGAACAAAACATGATTAAGAAAAAGATCCGTGATGCGGACAGGCATAAAAACAACGAGAAACTAAAATAG
- a CDS encoding ribonuclease HII, whose amino-acid sequence MLLARFQYELLEAGCDEAGRGCLAGPVFAAAVILPPDFEHGLLNDSKQIDEQTRYELRAEIEQKAVAFAVASVDNEEIDEINILNASFLAMHRAIDQLHIAPELLIIDGNRFNKYRAIPHHCIIQGDGKYFSIAAASILAKTYRDDYMKKIALEHPEYDWHTNKGYPTIKHRNMVVELGYTPYHRRTFRVTDPQLALF is encoded by the coding sequence ATGCTTTTAGCCAGATTTCAATATGAATTACTCGAAGCCGGGTGTGACGAAGCCGGCCGCGGCTGCCTTGCAGGCCCCGTATTTGCTGCCGCGGTAATTTTACCGCCCGATTTTGAGCACGGGCTATTGAACGACTCCAAGCAGATTGACGAACAAACACGTTATGAGTTACGTGCTGAGATTGAGCAAAAGGCCGTAGCCTTTGCTGTAGCATCCGTTGATAATGAAGAGATAGACGAGATCAATATTTTAAATGCATCGTTTTTGGCCATGCACCGCGCTATCGACCAGCTGCATATTGCACCGGAATTGCTGATTATTGATGGCAACCGTTTTAATAAATATAGGGCAATACCCCACCATTGTATCATTCAGGGCGATGGAAAATATTTTAGTATAGCGGCCGCGTCTATTTTAGCCAAAACATACCGGGACGATTATATGAAGAAAATTGCGCTGGAGCATCCCGAGTACGACTGGCATACCAACAAAGGATATCCAACCATCAAGCACCGTAATATGGTGGTGGAATTAGGTTATACGCCATATCATCGCCGTACATTCCGGGTAACTGATCCTCAACTGGCTTTATTTTAA
- a CDS encoding 2-phosphosulfolactate phosphatase has product MKNLEVCLTPALLPLFNIEGSIVVVIDIFRATSSICYGIENGAEAIIPVAEVAECAAYREKGLDYLLAAERDGKVVDGFDFGNSPFSYTAEKVSGKTVVLTTTNGTHALHMSIKAKRIVIGSFLNLTSLCNWLKQQPENILLVCAGWKNNFNLEDTLFAGAVAEQLKADAYKWDDATIAANDLYQLAQHDLNVYLKKSSHGERMKQLGIMEDIDFCLNVDITTAIPVLEGEKLVKLH; this is encoded by the coding sequence ATGAAGAATTTAGAGGTTTGCTTAACACCGGCATTGCTGCCCCTGTTTAATATTGAAGGTAGCATTGTAGTGGTGATTGATATTTTCAGGGCCACATCTTCCATTTGCTATGGTATTGAAAACGGCGCGGAAGCCATTATCCCCGTTGCCGAAGTGGCTGAATGTGCCGCCTACCGCGAAAAGGGCCTGGATTATTTATTGGCCGCCGAGCGTGATGGCAAAGTGGTTGACGGGTTTGACTTTGGCAATTCGCCCTTTTCATATACCGCCGAAAAAGTTAGCGGCAAAACGGTAGTGCTTACTACAACCAATGGTACGCACGCGCTCCATATGTCAATCAAAGCCAAACGTATTGTAATAGGGTCGTTTTTAAATTTAACCTCGCTTTGTAACTGGCTTAAACAACAGCCCGAAAATATACTATTGGTTTGCGCAGGCTGGAAAAACAACTTTAACCTGGAAGATACCCTTTTTGCCGGTGCCGTAGCCGAACAATTAAAAGCCGATGCCTATAAATGGGATGATGCCACTATTGCCGCCAATGATTTGTATCAGTTAGCCCAACACGATCTGAACGTTTACCTCAAAAAGTCATCGCACGGCGAGCGCATGAAGCAGCTGGGGATTATGGAGGATATTGATTTTTGTTTAAATGTAGATATCACTACTGCTATCCCGGTGCTGGAGGGGGAGAAGCTGGTGAAACTACATTGA
- a CDS encoding glycosyltransferase family 4 protein: MKILILSNRVPFPQNGGYPIVVRNTILGLVNEGHDVTVFTLNNKKHRISLEDDDDLIRKIRYQTYDINISISAWEFILNLLGRRTYNVDRFYDIGFERLLLTELKNEEYDIIQFEGLFMSAYLPAIRKNSTAKLVYRAHNIEHLIWQRLAEQKSDPIKKTYLNLLAKRIKRYELKYLNNFDAIATLTEQDKQLMLQYQTKVPIQVLPVGIDLSRYKPDYSKTEFPSLFFLGALDWMPNREGVEWFLDNFSRDITDGDLRVKFYVGGRNTPESFDDYEVMGKIFIQGEVDDALEFVNSKSIMVVPLLSGGGMRVKIVEGMAMQKCIITTTLGAEGLNYQNGYHILIADDRQEFYDAIKHCIGDEEFCRRIGLNARRLIEQQHDTNVVTVQFIKFYQQLLQS; this comes from the coding sequence GTGAAGATATTAATACTTAGTAATCGTGTTCCCTTTCCACAAAATGGCGGCTACCCTATTGTGGTACGCAATACGATTTTGGGCTTAGTGAATGAGGGGCACGATGTAACCGTTTTTACATTAAACAATAAAAAGCACCGCATCAGTTTAGAAGATGATGACGATTTGATCCGTAAGATCCGTTATCAAACTTACGACATCAATATCAGCATCTCTGCGTGGGAGTTTATCCTGAACCTGCTGGGCCGCCGCACCTACAACGTTGACCGCTTTTACGACATCGGCTTTGAACGCCTGCTACTTACCGAATTGAAGAACGAGGAATACGATATCATCCAGTTTGAGGGCCTGTTTATGTCGGCTTATCTGCCGGCCATCCGCAAGAATAGTACAGCCAAGCTGGTGTATCGTGCACATAATATCGAACACCTGATATGGCAGCGCCTGGCCGAACAAAAGAGCGATCCGATAAAAAAAACATATTTAAACCTGCTCGCAAAACGCATTAAAAGGTACGAATTAAAATACCTGAATAATTTTGATGCTATAGCTACCTTAACCGAACAGGATAAGCAACTGATGCTCCAATACCAAACTAAGGTGCCTATCCAGGTATTGCCGGTGGGGATTGATCTGTCGCGATACAAGCCCGACTATAGTAAAACGGAATTTCCGAGCTTGTTTTTTTTGGGCGCCCTGGATTGGATGCCTAACCGGGAAGGTGTTGAATGGTTCCTGGATAATTTTTCAAGAGACATTACCGATGGCGATCTACGAGTAAAGTTTTACGTGGGCGGCCGTAACACGCCCGAATCGTTTGACGACTATGAAGTGATGGGGAAAATATTTATCCAGGGTGAAGTGGACGACGCGCTCGAATTTGTAAATAGTAAATCAATCATGGTAGTGCCCCTGCTATCTGGCGGCGGCATGCGGGTTAAAATAGTTGAAGGCATGGCTATGCAGAAATGCATTATCACCACAACGCTTGGCGCCGAAGGCTTAAATTACCAGAATGGTTATCATATTTTAATTGCTGACGACCGCCAGGAATTTTATGATGCCATTAAACATTGCATTGGCGACGAAGAATTTTGCAGGCGGATAGGTTTAAATGCCCGCCGATTGATTGAGCAACAGCATGATACTAATGTGGTTACCGTTCAATTTATAAAATTTTATCAGCAACTTCTGCAAAGCTGA